The following proteins are encoded in a genomic region of Pseudomonadota bacterium:
- a CDS encoding D-alanine--D-alanine ligase produces MKIGMTYDMRSDYLAAGFSEDETAEFDRDSTIDAIEDALAIMGHEPVRIGNLTSLVDRLAAGERWDLVFNIAEGLYGFGRESQVPALLDGYRIPYVFSDPLVLALTLHKGMAKHVVRDLGIATPDFAVIRTIEELNDLALPYPLFAKPVAEGTGKGVNATSRINSPGELATVCADLLATYRQPVLVETFLPGREFTVGIVGN; encoded by the coding sequence ATGAAGATCGGCATGACCTATGACATGCGCTCGGACTATCTCGCCGCAGGGTTTTCAGAAGACGAGACCGCCGAGTTCGACCGGGATTCGACCATCGACGCCATTGAAGACGCCCTGGCGATCATGGGGCACGAACCGGTGCGGATCGGCAACCTGACGAGCCTGGTCGACCGCCTGGCCGCCGGTGAACGCTGGGACCTCGTCTTCAATATCGCCGAAGGCCTTTATGGCTTCGGACGCGAATCCCAGGTCCCGGCCCTGCTCGACGGCTACCGGATCCCCTATGTGTTTTCCGATCCGCTGGTCCTGGCCCTGACCCTGCACAAGGGAATGGCCAAGCATGTGGTCAGGGACCTGGGCATCGCCACCCCTGATTTTGCGGTGATCAGGACCATTGAAGAACTCAATGATCTCGCCCTGCCGTACCCGCTTTTTGCCAAGCCGGTCGCCGAAGGGACCGGCAAAGGGGTGAACGCGACCTCGAGAATCAACAGTCCGGGAGAACTCGCCACCGTCTGCGCCGACCTGCTGGCGACCTATCGCCAACCTGTCCTGGTCGAAACCTTTCTCCCCGGCCGGGAGTTCACCGTGGGCATTGTCGGCAAC